A single genomic interval of Pseudomonas sp. FeN3W harbors:
- a CDS encoding helix-turn-helix transcriptional regulator has product MSAKKMRLEKVLGQVLRDARLQAGLTRTECGEVLHISNLSQIENGQTLPRIDTLAALCKVLGVAPSDVLLVVEARCSGLDVEEQIVLSNKRLRALLSAGRFESVVQEDALREFEGGRQTVLVTP; this is encoded by the coding sequence TTGAGCGCGAAGAAAATGAGGCTTGAAAAGGTTTTGGGGCAGGTGCTGCGGGATGCCAGGCTCCAAGCTGGTCTGACACGCACTGAGTGCGGCGAAGTCCTTCATATTTCAAATCTGAGCCAGATCGAAAACGGCCAAACCCTTCCTCGCATCGATACGCTTGCCGCTCTCTGCAAGGTGCTCGGTGTCGCTCCCAGCGATGTTCTGCTGGTTGTTGAAGCGCGTTGCTCTGGTCTCGACGTTGAAGAGCAGATAGTGCTGAGTAATAAAAGGCTTAGGGCTTTGCTGAGTGCGGGGCGGTTTGAGTCAGTTGTTCAAGAGGATGCGCTTCGGGAATTCGAGGGAGGAAGGCAGACAGTACTCGTGACTCCGTGA